The stretch of DNA CGCTTGCCCACCGGAAAGCTCTACAAACGTTTCCTGCGCGATCGCTACTGGGGCAAGACGGGCTCGAAGATCGTCTCCTGAACCGGACCCCGCCGTGAGACCTGACTCCCAGGTGCGCACGGCGGGTTCGCGGCCGACGGTCTACGCAGGCAGTGCGGGATCCTGATTTCGCAGCGATACGGCCGCAAGCAAATCGCGGAACTTGCTCTTTTCGATGCGCTCGCCAAATCCCGCACGTTGCAATCGCTGGAAATACTCTTCGACTTGCTTGATCTGCAGGGTGCCGACGATCTCGATGCCTTTCTTGATCTGCTCCGGTGAGGTGCCTTTGCCCGCAAGCACGATCATCGCCTCGAACAACGCCGAGTCGAACTGGGCGAGCGTGAAATTCTCCGCCTCGTCGAGTGCGATGTGCAGCTGTTCCTTGCGCTCCGGGCAGTGGTCAATGACCCAGCGCAGGTGCTGCATGCCGTACGAGACGTGGCGCGCCTCGTCCTGCATCACCAGCTGGAACATGCGCTTGTCGACCGGTGTGGGCGAGATGAACTCGCTGAAGCGGAACATGGTCAGGATGTTCCCCTC from bacterium encodes:
- a CDS encoding ferritin-like domain-containing protein, which produces ASQAIDEARHAEVFRKRALAGGVGLMEALPQTEHSLKAILECDTYSEASAFMHLLAEGNILTMFRFSEFISPTPVDKRMFQLVMQDEARHVSYGMQHLRWVIDHCPERKEQLHIALDEAENFTLAQFDSALFEAMIVLAGKGTSPEQIKKGIEIVGTLQIKQVEEYFQRLQRAGFGERIEKSKFRDLLAAVSLRNQDPALPA